One genomic window of Desulfuromonas sp. AOP6 includes the following:
- a CDS encoding molybdopterin-dependent oxidoreductase, with the protein MVNLKIDGKDVQIEKGATILAAAEKVGIKIPTLCFLKKVSPTGACRVCVVEIKGVDKLMTACNTRVVDGMEVTTQSERLKKIRKEIVQLLLVNHPLDCPVCDAAGECDLQNICFDLEVTTQPFTAEDVNHEAINGWPLIQQVPNRCVLCEKCVKVCHETIGSGALFVNDKGDRTFIDKDLDLCEFCGNCVAVCPTGTMISKPFKFKSRPWEMTRKASVCTTCGSHCQVDINVKNGQVYRLTSEDEGTVNNGNLCVGGFFGHAFIHSPERLQRPSLKDEQSTVHVSWDEAFGAVADKIQQIRKESGPAAIAGLSSGRLTNEENYLFQKLFRVAIGSNNIDSGARFGVLEAYKALRETLGYAGSSNALGKIGSSRAVLVFGADVTAEAPAVDWQIEKACRKNDAPLVVANMRSVKLRRHSNTFLGYRPGSEVALANALTRLILDKGLADEDYLTRFVGNLDDMKQALAAVDLDKAIKETGVSRQFLEEAAEHLGQAKSVSVIFGRDILTAANAGDKTRAIVTLALVCGALHGDIGGLFPVHEEGNMQGLLDMGVCPEFLPGFQDYSAARGKFDVAWRTALPQDGYNALQMLEQIEKGNIRALYLAATNPLVSFPESARWRKALEKLDFLIVQDILDSELTKLAHVVLPGASFAEKTGSVTALDGRISCLGQAIEPVGEAREDWTILAELYNRVSRRTDKINTEVLLREAKELTSLYGDLCFAGEGLCKPCRKLPFAPEEKSLQFIAATQGDVEEGLQLLVGKNLFHFDLLTTHSPANLEIAPEGWVEMNPATAATLQVADGDKIQVVSSLGSATSKARLTDKIPQDLLFANYHFADLNIQQVMPQGKNLVKVEVRKA; encoded by the coding sequence ATGGTCAATCTCAAGATCGACGGAAAAGATGTCCAGATAGAAAAAGGGGCCACCATTCTGGCGGCTGCCGAAAAAGTCGGCATCAAGATTCCAACCCTCTGTTTTCTGAAGAAAGTGTCTCCCACGGGCGCCTGCCGGGTCTGTGTGGTCGAGATCAAGGGTGTAGACAAGCTGATGACGGCCTGCAATACCCGGGTCGTTGATGGGATGGAAGTCACCACCCAGTCCGAACGTCTCAAAAAGATCCGGAAGGAAATTGTACAGCTGCTGCTGGTCAACCATCCCCTGGATTGTCCGGTCTGCGATGCCGCCGGTGAGTGCGATCTGCAGAATATCTGCTTTGATCTCGAGGTCACGACCCAACCCTTTACGGCCGAGGACGTCAATCATGAGGCTATCAACGGCTGGCCCCTGATTCAGCAGGTTCCCAACCGCTGTGTGCTCTGCGAAAAATGCGTCAAGGTCTGTCACGAAACTATCGGTTCCGGCGCCCTTTTCGTCAATGACAAGGGGGACAGAACCTTTATCGACAAAGACCTCGATCTTTGTGAGTTCTGCGGCAACTGTGTCGCCGTGTGTCCTACCGGCACCATGATCTCAAAACCCTTCAAATTTAAGTCCCGACCCTGGGAAATGACCAGGAAGGCCAGCGTCTGCACGACCTGCGGCAGTCACTGCCAGGTGGATATCAATGTCAAAAACGGCCAGGTTTACCGCCTGACTTCCGAAGACGAAGGGACTGTCAACAATGGCAACCTGTGTGTCGGCGGTTTCTTCGGCCATGCCTTCATTCACTCTCCCGAGCGGCTGCAGCGCCCCAGTCTGAAGGACGAACAGTCCACCGTTCACGTCTCCTGGGACGAAGCCTTCGGTGCGGTCGCCGACAAAATCCAGCAGATCCGTAAGGAGTCCGGGCCCGCCGCTATTGCCGGCCTGAGCTCCGGCCGCCTGACCAATGAAGAGAATTACCTGTTCCAGAAGCTCTTCCGCGTGGCCATCGGTTCCAACAATATCGATTCCGGCGCCCGTTTCGGTGTGCTGGAGGCCTATAAGGCCCTTCGGGAAACGCTCGGTTACGCCGGCAGCAGCAATGCCCTCGGTAAGATTGGATCGTCGAGGGCGGTACTGGTTTTTGGAGCTGACGTGACCGCCGAGGCTCCCGCCGTCGATTGGCAGATCGAAAAAGCCTGCCGTAAAAACGATGCGCCCCTGGTGGTGGCCAACATGCGCTCCGTCAAGCTGCGCCGTCATTCCAACACCTTCCTCGGCTACCGGCCCGGAAGTGAAGTGGCCTTGGCTAACGCCTTGACCCGCCTCATTCTCGACAAAGGCCTGGCAGACGAGGACTACCTCACCCGCTTTGTGGGCAACCTCGATGATATGAAGCAGGCACTGGCCGCCGTCGATCTCGACAAGGCGATCAAAGAGACGGGGGTCTCCCGCCAGTTCCTGGAGGAAGCCGCCGAACATCTCGGACAGGCCAAAAGCGTGTCCGTCATCTTCGGCCGGGATATTCTGACTGCAGCGAATGCTGGCGACAAGACCAGGGCGATTGTCACTCTGGCCCTGGTGTGCGGAGCCCTGCATGGCGATATCGGTGGTCTCTTTCCTGTGCATGAAGAAGGCAATATGCAGGGTCTTCTCGATATGGGCGTTTGCCCTGAGTTCCTGCCCGGCTTCCAGGACTATAGCGCGGCTCGTGGCAAGTTCGATGTCGCCTGGCGTACCGCTCTGCCACAGGATGGCTACAACGCTCTGCAGATGCTGGAACAGATCGAAAAAGGGAACATCCGTGCTCTCTACCTGGCCGCTACCAATCCGCTGGTCTCCTTTCCGGAAAGTGCTCGTTGGCGTAAGGCCCTGGAAAAGCTTGATTTCCTCATCGTTCAGGACATTCTGGACAGCGAACTGACCAAGCTGGCGCATGTGGTGCTGCCGGGTGCCTCTTTTGCCGAAAAGACGGGGAGCGTTACCGCTCTGGACGGGCGTATCAGCTGCCTGGGGCAGGCTATTGAGCCCGTCGGCGAAGCCCGTGAAGATTGGACTATTCTCGCCGAACTGTACAACCGTGTCAGCCGGCGTACCGACAAGATTAATACCGAGGTGTTGCTGCGTGAGGCAAAAGAGCTCACCAGTCTCTACGGTGACCTCTGTTTTGCCGGAGAGGGACTGTGTAAGCCTTGCCGGAAATTGCCCTTCGCTCCCGAAGAAAAGAGTCTGCAATTCATCGCGGCCACCCAGGGTGACGTTGAAGAGGGTCTGCAGCTCCTCGTTGGCAAGAATCTCTTCCACTTCGACCTGTTGACCACCCACAGCCCGGCCAATCTCGAAATTGCTCCCGAAGGCTGGGTAGAGATGAATCCGGCCACAGCCGCCACTCTGCAGGTGGCCGATGGGGATAAGATTCAGGTCGTCTCCTCATTGGGGTCGGCCACGAGCAAGGCTCGTCTGACCGACAAGATTCCTCAGGATCTGCTCTTTGCCAACTATCACTTCGCCGACCTGAACATCCAACAGGTCATGCCGCAGGGGAAGAACCTGGTCAAAGTCGAGGTTCGCAAAGCCTGA